In Chryseobacterium gotjawalense, the following are encoded in one genomic region:
- a CDS encoding Fic family protein, with amino-acid sequence MAVYIHQLKQWPHFSWQPDELINLLAEVRYLQGKLLGKVELLGFELRNEANLETLIQDVVKSSEIEGELLNPELVRSSIAVHLGLDYKGKENKDRHIDGIVEMMLDATQNNDKSLTDERLFGWHSALFPAGRSGMYKIEVAKWRTGEMQVVSGVMGKEKIHFEAPRANLLESEMLNFLTWFNEEQKMDDLLKAGVAHFWFVTIHPFDDGNGRIARAIADMQLSRADRVNQRFYSMSTQINADKKSYYQILEKSQKSSLDITQWLVWFLNCLKEAIINSDGIISKVITKHDFMVKNSPAITNDRQHLVITKLLDGFEGNLTTSKYAKLTKSSSDTALRDITDLIEKGILLKSGSGGRSTHYRLNTKE; translated from the coding sequence ATGGCAGTATATATCCACCAATTGAAGCAATGGCCCCACTTTTCTTGGCAGCCTGATGAGCTGATCAACCTGCTGGCAGAAGTCCGTTACCTGCAGGGTAAACTCCTGGGGAAAGTAGAACTCTTGGGCTTCGAACTCAGAAACGAAGCGAACCTGGAAACCCTGATCCAGGATGTAGTAAAATCATCAGAAATTGAAGGGGAACTCCTTAATCCTGAACTCGTGCGTTCCTCCATTGCAGTTCATCTGGGTTTGGATTACAAAGGAAAAGAAAACAAAGACCGGCATATTGATGGAATCGTTGAAATGATGTTGGATGCAACACAGAATAACGATAAATCACTAACTGACGAGCGTTTGTTTGGCTGGCATTCCGCATTATTTCCCGCCGGAAGAAGCGGCATGTATAAAATTGAAGTAGCGAAATGGAGGACAGGGGAGATGCAGGTAGTTTCCGGAGTGATGGGCAAAGAAAAAATACACTTTGAAGCTCCGAGAGCTAATCTGCTGGAAAGTGAAATGCTGAATTTCCTCACGTGGTTCAATGAGGAGCAGAAGATGGATGACCTGTTAAAAGCGGGCGTAGCCCATTTCTGGTTCGTCACGATACACCCTTTCGATGACGGAAATGGTAGAATAGCACGCGCAATTGCAGATATGCAGCTTTCCAGAGCAGATCGGGTAAACCAGCGCTTTTACAGCATGTCAACCCAGATCAATGCTGATAAAAAATCATATTATCAAATCCTGGAGAAATCCCAGAAGAGCAGTCTGGATATTACGCAGTGGCTGGTTTGGTTTCTGAACTGCCTCAAAGAGGCCATTATAAATTCAGACGGAATCATCAGCAAAGTCATCACAAAGCATGATTTTATGGTGAAAAACAGTCCCGCCATCACCAATGACCGTCAGCATTTGGTCATCACCAAACTGTTGGATGGTTTTGAAGGAAATCTCACCACTTCCAAATATGCCAAACTGACAAAAAGCTCATCCGATACCGCCCTCCGCGACATTACGGACTTAATTGAAAAAGGCATCCTCCTCAAATCCGGTTCCGGCGGACGCAGTACCCACTACCGGTTGAATACGAAGGAATAA
- a CDS encoding PepSY-like domain-containing protein, producing MKKPIVILSFILALGAGTITAQQMNKGGEVPVVVKNAFKKDFPQVKKVKWDDEHGTYEAEFKLNGKETSATYNPKGMKEETETSLKISELPKNIISYVAAKKYGKIKEAAKIVKADGSIVYEAEVKAGDLLFDHNGNFQKLVVEKD from the coding sequence ATGAAAAAGCCAATCGTAATACTGTCATTTATTTTAGCACTTGGCGCAGGAACCATCACTGCACAACAAATGAATAAAGGCGGTGAAGTACCGGTAGTGGTGAAGAACGCCTTTAAAAAAGATTTCCCGCAGGTGAAAAAAGTAAAATGGGATGATGAACACGGAACGTATGAAGCAGAATTTAAACTGAACGGTAAGGAAACTTCTGCCACTTACAATCCAAAAGGCATGAAAGAAGAAACCGAAACTTCTTTGAAAATCAGCGAATTACCGAAAAACATCATCTCTTATGTCGCGGCAAAAAAATATGGTAAAATAAAAGAAGCGGCAAAAATTGTAAAAGCTGACGGTTCTATAGTTTATGAAGCCGAGGTAAAAGCGGGCGACCTTTTGTTTGACCACAATGGAAATTTCCAGAAATTAGTGGTTGAAAAAGACTAA